A stretch of Carnobacterium iners DNA encodes these proteins:
- a CDS encoding AI-2E family transporter, whose amino-acid sequence MNVFKSSKLLFWTLWSLAAALTIFISTKISFVFQPLYALFSTLFVPVLIAGFLFYLMNPLVKLIEKSKLKRNYAVLIVMILAIGGTISFGIKVVPLLLEQFSELIINIPTIISNIEIQAEDLKRIPGLEKIDYEEVLLRLNLSLDTISNTVLSSITTSISSILSTLTGLAVVLITVPIILFYLFYDGRKFAPAVASLFPAKYKNYAIELMSQMNDVVSGYVSGKGLASIVVGILVYIGILFIGLPYSLLLAIICGATNMIPYIGPFIGAAPAFIIGLTISPGKALLVALLIVVIQQIDANFLTPKFVGESLNIHPLTIIVVLLVAGKIAGIVGIIFGVPGFAVVKTIIIYVKKVILEEKKKVKPV is encoded by the coding sequence ATGAATGTATTTAAAAGTTCAAAATTATTGTTTTGGACGTTATGGTCTCTAGCCGCAGCGCTAACAATATTTATATCGACCAAGATTAGCTTCGTTTTTCAACCGTTATACGCACTATTTTCGACCCTTTTCGTTCCAGTTTTAATTGCAGGTTTTTTATTTTATCTAATGAACCCTCTTGTTAAACTGATTGAAAAAAGTAAACTAAAAAGAAATTATGCTGTTCTCATTGTAATGATTTTGGCTATTGGTGGGACGATTTCTTTTGGGATAAAAGTAGTTCCGTTATTATTAGAGCAATTTAGTGAGCTCATTATTAATATTCCTACGATTATTTCTAATATCGAGATTCAAGCAGAAGATCTCAAACGAATTCCAGGACTTGAAAAAATTGATTATGAAGAAGTTTTATTGCGTTTAAACCTTTCATTAGATACGATTTCAAATACGGTGCTATCTTCTATTACAACAAGTATCAGTTCAATCCTTTCGACACTGACCGGATTAGCAGTTGTATTAATCACAGTTCCAATTATTTTATTTTATCTCTTTTATGATGGTCGAAAATTTGCACCAGCTGTTGCTAGTCTGTTCCCAGCCAAATACAAAAATTATGCTATTGAATTGATGAGCCAAATGAATGATGTCGTCTCTGGTTATGTCAGTGGGAAAGGTCTAGCTAGTATCGTTGTTGGAATATTAGTTTATATTGGGATTCTGTTTATTGGTTTACCGTATAGTTTATTGTTAGCCATTATCTGTGGAGCAACCAATATGATCCCTTATATCGGTCCTTTTATCGGTGCGGCTCCAGCCTTTATTATTGGATTAACTATTTCACCAGGGAAAGCTCTTCTAGTAGCCCTTTTAATTGTGGTTATTCAACAAATAGATGCAAATTTCTTAACACCGAAATTTGTCGGTGAAAGTTTGAATATTCATCCCTTAACGATTATTGTTGTTTTATTAGTGGCAGGAAAAATAGCTGGTATTGTGGGAATCATTTTTGGAGTACCTGGCTTTGCCGTAGTCAAAACAATTATCATTTATGTCAAGAAAGTAATTTTAGAAGAGAAAAAAAAGGTTAAACCCGTTTAA
- a CDS encoding sensor histidine kinase, with the protein MLNLVILMIERVGLIIIVAYMLMNIRYFKTMLTKRHYLSTKIQLILVFGIFAIISNFTGVEIGKDQVVSDQLFTTLSENASLANTRVLTIGVSGLIGGPFVGVSVGIISGIHRFTQGGEAAFIYVVSSILIGLFTGLYGMRTMKKNHYPTVIEGIIIGALAEGIQMACILILSSNFRDSIELVRFISLPMVLINSLGTAIFLSIIRTTLQQEEQTKAVQTHDVLQLANETLPFFRQGMYEEPCTAAAEIIMRFIKVSAVSITDQERILAHVGAGSDHHIPSNAILTDLSKEVLREGKVKEAFTHEEIGCHHKGCPLEAAIVIPLKSKDRTVGVLKMYFTDKNELTYVIKQLAEGLGNIISSQIELGEAELQGKLLKDAEIKSLQAQVNPHFFFNAINTISALIRVDSEQARALLVQLSHYFRANLQGARTNLIPLAKELEHVEAYLSIEQARFPERYQVEFRIEPSLNQVLLPPFIIQLLVENAIRHAFEGRKVDNHVLVSAHAIENNLVLSVSDNGFGIKSDRLGKLGREIVPSEKGTGSALENLNKRLVSLFGESAALKIETSNKGTTFSCMVPCKERTKDHAYPTR; encoded by the coding sequence ATGCTAAATTTAGTTATCTTGATGATTGAACGTGTAGGGCTTATTATTATTGTGGCTTACATGCTGATGAATATTCGTTATTTTAAAACGATGTTAACAAAAAGACACTACTTATCTACGAAAATACAATTGATTCTTGTATTTGGTATTTTTGCCATTATTTCTAATTTTACAGGAGTAGAAATTGGCAAAGACCAAGTGGTTTCCGATCAATTGTTTACCACATTATCTGAAAATGCTTCACTAGCTAATACGCGAGTGTTGACCATTGGTGTATCAGGTTTAATCGGAGGACCTTTTGTAGGTGTTAGTGTCGGGATAATTTCGGGTATCCATCGGTTTACTCAAGGAGGAGAAGCTGCATTTATTTATGTTGTCTCTTCTATTTTAATCGGATTATTTACTGGCCTATATGGTATGAGAACGATGAAAAAGAATCATTACCCAACAGTTATAGAAGGCATCATTATTGGGGCCTTAGCAGAAGGAATCCAGATGGCCTGCATTCTTATTTTAAGCAGCAACTTTCGAGATTCTATTGAGTTGGTTCGCTTTATTTCGTTGCCAATGGTCTTAATCAATAGCTTAGGGACGGCTATTTTCTTATCCATTATTCGAACGACCCTCCAACAAGAAGAACAAACAAAAGCCGTTCAAACACATGATGTTCTTCAGTTAGCCAATGAAACCTTGCCTTTCTTTCGACAAGGAATGTATGAAGAACCGTGTACAGCTGCCGCTGAAATTATCATGCGCTTTATCAAAGTATCTGCGGTCAGTATCACAGACCAAGAAAGAATCTTAGCGCATGTTGGTGCGGGAAGCGACCACCATATTCCTTCCAATGCAATCTTGACGGACTTATCAAAAGAAGTATTGCGAGAAGGTAAGGTAAAAGAAGCTTTCACTCACGAAGAAATCGGGTGTCACCATAAAGGTTGTCCACTAGAAGCGGCCATTGTCATTCCTTTAAAGTCTAAAGACCGAACTGTCGGCGTGCTGAAAATGTATTTTACAGATAAAAACGAATTGACTTATGTCATCAAACAATTGGCGGAAGGGCTAGGAAATATTATTTCCAGTCAAATTGAACTAGGTGAAGCTGAGTTGCAAGGAAAGTTATTAAAAGATGCTGAAATCAAATCACTGCAAGCGCAAGTAAATCCGCATTTCTTTTTTAATGCAATCAATACAATTTCTGCTTTAATTCGTGTAGATAGTGAACAAGCTCGTGCATTATTGGTTCAATTGAGCCATTATTTCCGAGCCAATCTTCAAGGCGCTAGAACCAATCTTATTCCATTAGCAAAAGAATTGGAGCACGTCGAAGCTTATTTATCGATTGAACAAGCTCGTTTTCCAGAACGTTATCAAGTAGAATTCAGGATCGAACCGAGTTTAAATCAAGTCTTACTTCCACCATTTATTATCCAATTATTAGTTGAGAACGCTATTCGACATGCTTTTGAAGGGCGAAAGGTTGACAATCATGTGTTGGTTTCTGCTCACGCAATTGAAAATAATCTCGTATTAAGTGTCAGCGATAATGGCTTTGGGATAAAATCAGACCGGCTAGGCAAATTGGGCAGAGAAATTGTTCCTTCTGAAAAAGGGACAGGATCAGCTCTAGAAAATTTGAATAAACGGCTGGTAAGTTTATTTGGAGAGTCAGCTGCTTTAAAGATTGAAACTTCTAATAAAGGGACAACCTTTTCTTGTATGGTTCCCTGCAAAGAAAGGACAAAAGACCATGCATACCCTACTCGTTGA
- a CDS encoding ABC transporter permease, translating into MIRNILMSTFLSLKAHKLRVFLTMLGIIIGIASVVTIAALGEGIRQQTISLADSTNSNEVKIQYVMPMSEDPTYYEESTFAFSRVDMKRVQKATGVTSILPDYGEGMGMGSSVEIISADFNYFGQQSSLQLTPYSEDHTILYGRNLTAADANHDVIVLSHDVFDYGIIIDNPEDMIGQAISLNGYMYQVVGIKTPYDYDNTPLTGGGDDYLTASSSIVPRSSYNDLTKYKPIVGLKIKFDGSSDRYAATEEIIQELVETYPDEQGTFEEDRSNEEMQQEMETYMAGIVNFLMAITAISLLVGGIGVMNIMYVSVTERKREIGIRRAIGAKPRTILFQFILEAAFITFIGGLLGLVSGYGIAILAGSFMDLEPVLTMQTILLSTSVSVLTGLFFGIMPAVNAAKMDPIKAIYH; encoded by the coding sequence ATGATACGAAATATTTTAATGAGTACTTTTTTAAGCCTTAAAGCGCATAAATTGAGAGTATTCCTAACCATGCTGGGCATTATTATTGGGATTGCTTCTGTGGTTACGATTGCAGCTTTAGGAGAAGGAATCAGGCAGCAAACAATTTCTCTAGCTGATTCAACGAATTCTAATGAAGTTAAGATTCAATATGTCATGCCGATGTCTGAAGATCCGACCTATTATGAAGAATCCACCTTTGCTTTTTCAAGAGTAGATATGAAGCGAGTTCAAAAGGCAACTGGCGTAACTTCTATTTTACCTGACTATGGAGAAGGGATGGGAATGGGTAGTTCGGTTGAAATCATTAGTGCTGATTTTAATTATTTCGGACAACAGTCTTCTCTTCAATTAACGCCCTATAGTGAAGATCATACAATCTTATATGGCAGAAATCTAACAGCAGCAGATGCTAATCATGACGTGATTGTGCTATCTCATGACGTATTTGACTATGGGATTATCATTGATAACCCAGAAGACATGATTGGACAGGCTATTTCATTAAATGGCTACATGTATCAAGTAGTTGGAATCAAAACACCTTATGATTACGATAATACGCCATTGACTGGTGGAGGGGATGATTACTTGACCGCTTCTTCATCAATAGTCCCGCGTTCTTCTTACAATGATTTAACGAAATACAAACCGATTGTCGGATTAAAGATTAAATTTGACGGGAGCAGCGATCGTTATGCTGCAACAGAAGAGATTATTCAAGAATTAGTTGAAACCTATCCTGATGAACAGGGAACCTTTGAAGAAGATCGATCAAATGAAGAAATGCAACAAGAAATGGAAACTTATATGGCTGGGATTGTTAATTTCTTGATGGCGATAACTGCTATTTCACTTTTAGTAGGTGGAATTGGCGTGATGAATATCATGTATGTATCGGTTACTGAACGTAAACGTGAAATTGGGATACGTCGTGCTATCGGAGCTAAGCCTCGGACCATTTTATTTCAATTTATCCTTGAAGCAGCGTTTATTACTTTCATTGGTGGATTATTAGGCTTGGTTTCAGGATATGGTATTGCGATACTAGCAGGTAGTTTTATGGATCTTGAACCAGTCTTAACCATGCAAACTATTTTATTATCAACATCTGTTTCTGTTTTAACGGGATTATTTTTTGGTATTATGCCAGCTGTTAATGCTGCAAAAATGGATCCCATCAAAGCTATTTATCACTAA
- a CDS encoding PTS transporter subunit IIC — translation MSENETKLSGKVFLNRVLAGTATGIVVGLIPNAILGELFKFLGTKMDIFISLLHVVQGFQYSVPIIVGVLIAMQFKLNPMQTIIVGAAALVGSGAYVINEGAFMLVGIGDLINTMLTASLAVILVMAIGNKLGSMTILLLPILAGAGAGAVGSFTLPYVKMITSTIGSLINSFTELQPILMSILIAISFSIIIISPISTVAIATAIGLSGLASGAANIGVCAAAASLVVGSMKVNSIGVTSSVGLGAMKMMMPNLIKHPIIVLPLAISATISGIFAAIFNIRGTPFSAGFGFSGLVGPINAIKFMEGSTIANFGVAVLAFFVIPFASALLVDFVLCKVLKVYDKDIFKFFTAK, via the coding sequence ATGTCAGAAAACGAAACGAAATTATCAGGGAAAGTATTTTTAAACCGTGTCCTAGCCGGAACAGCAACAGGGATTGTTGTTGGGTTGATACCAAATGCTATTTTAGGAGAACTATTTAAATTTTTAGGAACAAAAATGGACATCTTTATCTCATTATTACACGTTGTTCAAGGATTCCAGTATTCTGTACCGATTATTGTTGGTGTTTTAATTGCGATGCAATTTAAATTAAACCCTATGCAAACTATTATTGTTGGTGCTGCAGCCTTAGTTGGTTCAGGTGCGTATGTTATTAATGAAGGTGCCTTTATGCTTGTGGGTATCGGTGATTTAATCAATACGATGCTAACCGCTTCGTTAGCCGTTATCTTAGTAATGGCTATTGGCAATAAACTAGGCTCAATGACAATCTTATTGCTTCCTATTCTAGCCGGTGCTGGAGCAGGTGCGGTTGGTTCGTTCACTCTTCCTTACGTAAAAATGATTACTTCAACAATTGGTTCTTTGATTAATAGTTTTACTGAATTGCAACCTATCTTAATGAGTATTTTAATTGCTATTTCATTTTCAATTATTATTATTTCACCCATTTCAACCGTTGCAATTGCGACAGCTATTGGTCTTTCAGGACTTGCATCAGGTGCAGCAAATATCGGTGTCTGTGCTGCAGCGGCTTCATTAGTTGTTGGATCAATGAAGGTAAATAGTATCGGAGTAACTTCTTCAGTAGGTTTAGGCGCAATGAAAATGATGATGCCAAACTTAATCAAACACCCCATTATTGTTTTGCCACTTGCAATTAGTGCAACAATCAGTGGAATTTTTGCAGCAATCTTTAATATTCGAGGAACACCCTTCTCAGCTGGTTTTGGATTCTCAGGTTTAGTTGGACCAATCAATGCGATTAAGTTTATGGAAGGCAGTACCATTGCAAACTTCGGAGTAGCTGTGTTGGCTTTCTTTGTTATCCCCTTTGCTAGTGCATTGCTTGTAGATTTCGTTTTATGTAAAGTACTAAAAGTATACGATAAAGACATCTTCAAATTTTTTACAGCAAAATAA
- a CDS encoding LytTR family transcriptional regulator DNA-binding domain-containing protein, whose translation MHTLLVDDEPLSRNELTYLLKKCPEITSIVEAESIEEALEKMLYQPVDLIFLDIHLTNESGLTLADKVNQLKKPPLIIFATAYDEYAVKAFELNAQDYVLKPFELNRIQQAVTKAYRLIDANKEKIKAVSISISTTLPIQVEEYIYMVKQREIIALEVKNGITTVYTVQKDYQTRESLSALEKKLSPSHFMRVHRSYIVQLEAIQEIQPWFNHTVQVTMKNQLKIPVSRSYIKEFKEKMGL comes from the coding sequence ATGCATACCCTACTCGTTGATGATGAGCCCTTATCTAGAAACGAATTGACTTATTTATTAAAAAAATGTCCTGAAATAACGTCTATTGTCGAAGCAGAATCCATTGAAGAAGCATTAGAAAAGATGCTTTATCAACCAGTGGATCTCATCTTTTTAGACATTCATTTGACTAATGAAAGCGGATTGACCTTGGCAGATAAGGTCAATCAGTTGAAAAAACCGCCGCTTATTATTTTTGCAACAGCTTATGATGAATATGCCGTGAAAGCATTTGAACTAAATGCGCAAGATTATGTCTTAAAGCCTTTCGAATTAAACCGTATCCAACAGGCAGTGACAAAAGCTTATCGACTAATTGATGCGAATAAAGAAAAAATAAAAGCAGTTAGCATCTCTATTTCTACAACCTTACCTATTCAAGTAGAAGAATATATTTATATGGTTAAACAACGAGAAATCATCGCTTTAGAAGTTAAAAACGGAATAACGACAGTGTACACCGTTCAAAAGGACTACCAGACGCGTGAGTCTCTAAGTGCCTTAGAGAAAAAATTAAGTCCTTCACACTTTATGCGCGTTCATCGTTCTTATATCGTGCAACTAGAAGCTATCCAAGAAATCCAGCCGTGGTTTAATCATACGGTTCAAGTGACTATGAAAAACCAGTTAAAGATTCCTGTTAGTCGTTCGTATATAAAAGAGTTTAAAGAAAAAATGGGATTGTAA
- a CDS encoding D-2-hydroxyacid dehydrogenase, with amino-acid sequence MNLIMFGTREDERDAAMVWSEKTGVIVDTVTEILTMETLDKVKGKDGILIQQTGKLNEKIYPALAEMGIKQLATRSAGYDMFDLKLAKENGLFITNVPAYSPNAIAEFAVTASLNMIRHMDLIKKNVEKHDFSWNKAILSREVRSMKIGIVGTGRIGRITGELFAGFGAEILGFDLYPNDEARKFMRYTDTLEELVREVDLISIHMPATDDNFHLFNKELFAQMKDGSFLINTARGTIVKTDDLLEALESNKLAGAALDTYENEHLFVNKDLKGAAIDDEIFNALMAREDIFYTPHIAFYTETAVENLVEGSLDATRNILTTGESAFEIK; translated from the coding sequence GTGAACTTAATTATGTTTGGTACACGTGAAGATGAAAGAGACGCTGCGATGGTGTGGAGTGAAAAAACAGGAGTGATAGTTGATACTGTAACCGAAATCTTAACCATGGAGACTCTTGATAAAGTAAAAGGCAAAGACGGTATTTTAATCCAACAAACCGGTAAATTAAATGAAAAAATTTATCCAGCATTAGCAGAAATGGGTATTAAGCAATTGGCTACCCGTTCAGCTGGTTACGATATGTTTGATTTAAAATTAGCTAAAGAAAATGGCTTATTTATCACAAATGTACCGGCTTACTCACCAAATGCGATTGCTGAATTTGCGGTAACAGCTTCATTAAATATGATTCGCCATATGGATTTAATTAAAAAGAATGTTGAAAAACATGACTTCAGTTGGAATAAAGCGATTCTTAGTAGAGAAGTACGTTCAATGAAAATCGGAATCGTTGGAACAGGTCGTATTGGTCGTATTACTGGTGAATTGTTTGCGGGTTTTGGTGCAGAGATTCTAGGATTTGACCTGTATCCAAATGATGAAGCACGCAAATTCATGAGATACACTGATACACTTGAAGAATTAGTTAGAGAAGTTGACTTGATTTCTATTCATATGCCGGCAACCGATGACAATTTCCATTTATTTAACAAAGAGTTGTTTGCACAAATGAAAGACGGTTCATTCTTAATCAATACAGCAAGAGGAACAATCGTCAAAACCGATGATTTACTTGAAGCGCTAGAAAGCAATAAATTAGCTGGTGCTGCTCTAGATACCTATGAAAATGAACATTTATTTGTTAATAAAGACTTAAAAGGCGCAGCAATTGATGACGAGATCTTTAACGCATTAATGGCAAGAGAAGATATTTTCTATACGCCTCATATCGCCTTTTATACGGAGACGGCTGTTGAGAACCTAGTAGAAGGATCATTAGATGCGACTCGTAATATTTTAACAACTGGTGAAAGTGCCTTTGAAATAAAATAA
- a CDS encoding ABC transporter ATP-binding protein, whose amino-acid sequence MEKIETTKPLIELINVTKTFKRGKQEVTILKGLDLKIYEGEFIMIMGKSGSGKTTLMNIIGFLDRISSGIFHFRGEDVSSLNENKKSDYRNAFFGFVFQQFFLIEALNVQQNVELPMVYKGVHQAKEKKAKAQHFLDLVGIGEKMKDKTTELSGGQQQRVAIARALVNDPLLIMADEPTGALDSETGKVIMDTLKQLNEEGKTIVMVTHDSDLTAYASRVIYMKDGCFEEEVKKL is encoded by the coding sequence ATGGAAAAAATAGAAACAACTAAACCGCTTATTGAATTAATAAATGTAACAAAGACATTTAAACGTGGCAAACAAGAAGTCACCATTTTAAAAGGATTAGACTTAAAAATTTACGAAGGTGAATTTATTATGATTATGGGGAAATCAGGTAGTGGTAAGACAACCCTGATGAATATTATTGGTTTTCTAGACCGTATTAGTTCTGGCATCTTTCATTTTCGTGGCGAAGATGTTTCTTCTTTAAATGAAAATAAAAAATCTGATTATCGCAATGCTTTTTTCGGCTTTGTCTTTCAACAATTCTTTTTAATCGAAGCGCTAAATGTCCAACAAAATGTTGAATTGCCAATGGTCTATAAAGGAGTTCACCAAGCAAAAGAGAAAAAAGCAAAAGCGCAACACTTTTTAGATTTAGTCGGTATTGGCGAGAAAATGAAAGATAAAACAACGGAACTTTCTGGTGGGCAACAACAACGTGTAGCGATTGCACGCGCATTAGTTAACGATCCCTTATTGATTATGGCAGATGAACCAACTGGTGCACTCGATAGTGAAACGGGTAAAGTCATTATGGATACGTTAAAACAGTTAAATGAAGAAGGAAAAACGATTGTTATGGTTACCCATGATAGCGACTTGACGGCCTATGCATCAAGGGTAATCTACATGAAAGATGGTTGTTTTGAAGAAGAGGTGAAAAAGCTATGA
- a CDS encoding efflux RND transporter periplasmic adaptor subunit: MKKKIGIALGIIIVTVIAVLVSQKVLSSKEVVVEEIEDPYGIEYFTVPSMEQVFVNGTVKPEQSQEFRKEEAYGVMGDLQVKNGETVEKGKLFYTYENTEVATQLSDTTNQVARMETQRSNAIYKRDLAIKNWNKLPEEERTQTLEEIKMDMSTDDLDAEITEMYNNLVSLKEQRYKEIVAPFTGKVYVPEVKDAESPILKLISDQFYVAGTVNEKDVGKLASEQIADIKVISNDYAVTGKVSFIDLNPTEDGAQEGDYGQTSTMSSYPVKLSLDTLEGIRNGYHVQAVVNIGKELIAIPTKAIHEEDKVYYVLVNDFGTVVRRIIQLGKEEGENTIVTSGLEAEDQIILSSKVPVEEGQLLNEATDLEAMDSMTMEE; the protein is encoded by the coding sequence ATGAAAAAGAAAATTGGTATCGCATTAGGAATAATTATAGTTACCGTTATTGCAGTTCTTGTTTCACAAAAAGTGCTTTCCTCAAAAGAAGTCGTTGTAGAAGAAATAGAAGATCCTTACGGTATAGAATATTTCACAGTTCCAAGTATGGAACAAGTTTTTGTTAATGGAACAGTCAAACCAGAACAATCACAAGAGTTTCGTAAAGAAGAAGCTTATGGAGTGATGGGCGATTTACAAGTGAAAAATGGTGAAACAGTAGAAAAAGGAAAATTATTTTATACCTATGAAAATACAGAAGTAGCAACCCAACTAAGCGATACGACTAACCAAGTTGCTAGAATGGAAACGCAACGTTCAAATGCAATCTACAAAAGAGATTTAGCGATTAAAAATTGGAATAAGTTACCTGAAGAAGAACGAACTCAAACACTAGAAGAAATAAAAATGGACATGAGCACCGATGATTTAGATGCAGAAATAACAGAAATGTACAACAATTTGGTTTCTTTAAAGGAACAAAGGTACAAAGAAATAGTTGCTCCTTTTACAGGAAAAGTATATGTACCGGAAGTGAAAGATGCTGAATCTCCAATTCTGAAATTAATTTCAGATCAGTTTTATGTAGCCGGTACAGTCAATGAAAAAGACGTTGGCAAGCTAGCCAGCGAGCAAATAGCTGATATTAAAGTTATTTCTAATGATTATGCTGTTACAGGTAAAGTGAGTTTTATTGATTTAAACCCAACAGAAGATGGTGCTCAAGAAGGGGACTATGGCCAAACGTCAACAATGTCTAGTTACCCAGTTAAACTTTCTCTAGACACATTAGAAGGCATTCGCAATGGCTATCATGTTCAAGCGGTTGTGAATATTGGAAAAGAACTAATTGCCATTCCGACAAAAGCGATTCATGAAGAAGATAAAGTCTATTACGTTTTAGTAAATGATTTTGGAACAGTTGTGAGACGCATTATTCAACTAGGTAAAGAAGAAGGAGAAAATACTATTGTAACGAGCGGGTTAGAAGCAGAAGACCAAATTATTCTATCATCAAAAGTTCCTGTTGAAGAAGGTCAATTGCTTAATGAAGCGACTGATTTAGAAGCAATGGATTCTATGACTATGGAAGAATAG
- a CDS encoding ABC transporter ATP-binding protein, protein MLPILEIKNLRKSFGSNEVLKGVDFAVYPGEIIGYIGTNGAGKSTTVKMILGLMKPDAGEIIIFGEPLDGNETNYKAQIGYVPENADLYETLTAHEYFLFVGQLYGLEETLIQKRSLAMMTALKIEKAFHNRLSTFSKGMRQKVLIISSLLHNPTILFWDEPLNGLDANSVLVIKEILAQLKAEGKTIFYSSHIMDTVEKLSDRILILNNGKIVADGPFNEIRHEAEGTLEELFNELTGFDEHFQLAEDFLEAMKGAEYDG, encoded by the coding sequence ATGTTACCTATTTTAGAAATAAAGAACCTGAGAAAATCATTTGGTTCAAATGAAGTCTTAAAAGGTGTCGATTTTGCTGTTTATCCAGGTGAAATCATTGGATATATCGGTACGAACGGTGCTGGAAAAAGTACAACAGTTAAAATGATTTTGGGTTTAATGAAACCTGATGCTGGTGAAATCATTATTTTTGGAGAACCTTTAGACGGAAATGAGACCAACTACAAAGCTCAGATTGGTTATGTCCCGGAAAATGCAGATTTATATGAAACCCTAACTGCCCATGAATATTTTTTATTTGTTGGACAGCTTTATGGTTTAGAAGAAACCCTCATTCAAAAAAGAAGTTTAGCCATGATGACGGCTTTAAAAATCGAAAAGGCTTTTCATAATCGACTCTCCACTTTCTCTAAAGGCATGCGCCAAAAAGTCTTAATCATCTCTAGTTTATTACATAATCCAACCATTCTTTTTTGGGATGAACCATTAAATGGATTGGATGCCAATAGCGTCCTTGTTATCAAAGAAATTTTAGCGCAGTTAAAAGCTGAAGGAAAAACAATTTTCTACTCTTCTCATATTATGGATACCGTTGAGAAATTAAGCGATCGTATTTTGATTCTTAATAACGGGAAAATCGTTGCAGATGGACCATTTAACGAAATCCGACATGAAGCTGAAGGAACGTTAGAAGAGTTATTCAATGAATTAACGGGTTTTGATGAACACTTCCAATTAGCAGAAGACTTTTTAGAGGCGATGAAAGGAGCCGAATACGATGGCTAA
- a CDS encoding HAD family hydrolase, translating into MATIIFDVDDTLYDQLIPFRKAFHETIREVSLDEINHLYRLNREKSDALFEQSELGVLPKIEVQVMRIQYACEQTNMSISGETALNFQKTYEKEQKHLMLYPEMSELLDKLAQNNHQLALLTNGAAAHQQKKIDQLGLTKWINQNQMFISGELGKMKPDKAVFKMVESALKLVDEKPIYIGDSFQNDVIGGKKVGWTVIWLNARRNKKTDDSIQPDNTIQHPAELLTLFEEWGYFKK; encoded by the coding sequence ATGGCCACCATCATCTTTGATGTAGACGATACACTATATGATCAATTGATACCCTTTAGGAAAGCCTTTCATGAAACGATTCGTGAGGTTTCACTGGATGAAATAAACCATCTTTACCGGTTGAATAGAGAAAAAAGCGATGCCTTATTTGAACAAAGTGAGTTAGGAGTATTGCCTAAAATAGAGGTGCAAGTGATGCGTATCCAATATGCGTGCGAACAAACGAATATGTCGATTAGTGGAGAGACGGCTTTAAACTTTCAAAAAACTTATGAAAAAGAGCAGAAACACTTAATGTTGTATCCAGAAATGAGTGAATTATTGGATAAGTTAGCTCAAAACAATCATCAATTAGCTTTGTTAACAAATGGTGCAGCAGCACACCAACAAAAGAAGATAGATCAGCTTGGTTTAACTAAATGGATTAACCAAAATCAGATGTTTATTTCTGGCGAATTGGGTAAAATGAAACCGGATAAAGCCGTCTTCAAAATGGTAGAGTCTGCTCTAAAATTAGTGGATGAAAAACCGATTTATATTGGTGATTCGTTTCAAAATGACGTCATTGGCGGTAAAAAAGTAGGTTGGACTGTTATTTGGCTAAATGCTCGTCGCAATAAAAAGACGGATGATAGTATTCAGCCAGACAACACGATTCAACATCCGGCTGAGTTGCTAACGTTATTTGAAGAATGGGGTTATTTTAAAAAGTAA